The Acidobacteriota bacterium genome includes a region encoding these proteins:
- a CDS encoding DUF262 domain-containing HNH endonuclease family protein, giving the protein MKIESKDLSIEDLYKDFYTVPDFQREFVWEREQVEKLLQDVLDEFYDEDGIIIKGTEYFLGSIVVCRADDGTFSLIDGQQRMTSIYLVLCAIRDLLKEINEEPHSTLLSQIAFASINDYGEEDFRHRLVLQYDDSKGILKKIVDDPAHLEEIAENTISVKRIRSAYQDICDFLRINCDSSPKKLKLFYATFTKRVKLIRIITPSLTNALKVFETVNDRGVGLNAMDLLKNLLFMKTSPAEYPTLKQRWKDLIDTLGACGEKPLRFLRYFIMAHFELDSKKPLREDEIYDWFTKNSKLAGLEDKPLVFLKTLLECATSWRSFLSAKDVTGAINPYLKNLTLLSGAARQHFILLLAGRHLPQQEFSRLCRAIENLFFCYIITREPTRTFERNFAIWSADLRKAKDETALEQFIHDKFMSDLEKRRASFDFAFKELKQSRIQQYRMRYILAKLTQYIEQQAWNNPAHDSLDQYIASTVEVEHILPQNPTNEVKEAFDKKKLYKEYVEKLGNLTLLEKTINTSVSNDHYQKKVPGYRQSSYLLTRSLAEKPKVGLNTQLNRAVEHLITFDQWNSEAIECRQGMLARLAVFVWDMPGKRKMPDDTTPDLINSEGGTDDE; this is encoded by the coding sequence GTGAAAATCGAGTCAAAAGATCTGTCCATCGAAGATCTGTATAAAGATTTTTACACTGTTCCCGATTTCCAGCGTGAATTTGTCTGGGAACGTGAACAGGTTGAGAAGCTGCTCCAGGATGTGCTTGATGAATTTTATGATGAAGATGGAATTATTATAAAGGGAACCGAGTATTTTTTGGGCAGCATTGTCGTATGTAGGGCGGATGATGGAACATTTAGCCTTATTGATGGTCAGCAGCGGATGACAAGTATTTATCTGGTGCTGTGTGCTATCCGCGATTTACTGAAAGAGATTAACGAAGAACCACACAGTACCTTGCTCAGCCAAATCGCGTTTGCATCGATAAACGACTATGGTGAAGAGGATTTTAGACACCGATTAGTTCTTCAGTATGATGATAGCAAGGGGATCTTAAAAAAGATAGTCGATGATCCTGCTCATCTGGAAGAAATCGCCGAAAACACCATTTCAGTCAAACGCATCCGGTCTGCTTATCAGGATATTTGCGATTTTTTGAGAATCAATTGCGATTCTTCACCAAAGAAGCTCAAGCTATTCTATGCCACCTTTACCAAGCGGGTAAAACTGATCCGCATCATTACCCCATCCCTTACAAACGCCCTAAAAGTTTTCGAGACGGTTAACGACAGAGGAGTTGGTCTGAATGCGATGGATTTATTAAAGAATCTGCTCTTTATGAAGACATCTCCTGCTGAATACCCAACGCTTAAACAGCGCTGGAAGGATTTAATCGATACCTTAGGGGCTTGCGGGGAAAAGCCTCTGCGTTTTCTACGATATTTCATCATGGCTCATTTTGAACTTGATTCAAAAAAACCCCTTCGAGAAGACGAAATATACGATTGGTTTACAAAAAATTCCAAATTGGCCGGGTTGGAAGATAAACCGCTTGTTTTTCTTAAAACGCTGCTTGAATGCGCGACTTCATGGCGTAGTTTTCTAAGTGCCAAGGACGTGACCGGGGCCATAAACCCTTATCTGAAAAACCTCACACTATTAAGCGGTGCTGCACGTCAGCACTTTATATTGCTTTTAGCCGGGCGTCATTTGCCTCAGCAGGAGTTCTCTCGACTGTGCCGTGCGATTGAAAACCTATTTTTTTGTTATATTATCACCAGGGAGCCTACACGTACTTTCGAACGAAATTTCGCCATTTGGTCTGCCGATCTGCGGAAGGCCAAGGACGAAACCGCCTTGGAGCAATTCATACACGACAAATTTATGTCAGATCTTGAAAAAAGGCGCGCTTCATTTGATTTTGCTTTCAAGGAACTGAAACAATCGAGAATCCAACAATATCGTATGCGGTATATTCTGGCTAAGCTAACCCAGTATATAGAGCAACAGGCCTGGAATAATCCGGCTCACGACAGCCTCGACCAATACATCGCCTCAACGGTTGAGGTGGAACACATCCTACCGCAGAATCCAACAAACGAGGTGAAAGAGGCCTTTGATAAAAAAAAGCTGTATAAAGAGTATGTTGAAAAACTCGGTAATCTTACGCTGCTTGAAAAGACCATTAATACTTCGGTTTCAAATGACCATTATCAGAAAAAGGTACCTGGCTATCGCCAATCTTCCTACCTCTTAACACGTTCTTTAGCTGAAAAACCGAAGGTTGGATTGAACACCCAGCTAAATCGTGCCGTGGAACATTTAATCACTTTCGATCAATGGAACTCTGAGGCGATTGAATGCCGTCAAGGCATGTTGGCTCGCCTTGCTGTATTCGTTTGGGATATGCCCGGAAAGCGAAAAATGCCGGACGACACCACTCCCGATTTAATAAATTCTGAAGGGGGAACAGACGATGAGTAA